In a single window of the Candidatus Caccoplasma merdavium genome:
- the rpsJ gene encoding 30S ribosomal protein S10 — translation MSQKIRIKLKSYDHNLVDKSAEKIVKTVKASGAVVSGPIPLPTHKRIFTVNRSTFVNKKSREQFELSSFKRLIDIYSSTAKTVDALMKLELPSGVEVEIKV, via the coding sequence ATGAGCCAAAAAATTAGAATCAAACTGAAATCTTACGATCACAATCTCGTCGACAAATCGGCCGAGAAGATTGTAAAGACCGTAAAAGCAAGCGGTGCTGTGGTCAGCGGACCGATACCCCTGCCTACCCACAAACGCATCTTCACTGTAAACCGTTCGACGTTTGTCAACAAAAAATCGAGAGAGCAATTCGAACTCTCTTCGTTCAAACGTCTCATCGACATTTACAGCTCAACCGCCAAAACGGTCGACGCCCTGATGAAACTCGAATTGCCCAGCGGCGTGGAAGTAGAAATCAAAGTGTAG
- the rplC gene encoding 50S ribosomal protein L3, which yields MPGLLGKKIGMTSVFSAEGKNVPCTVIEVGPCVVTQVKTAEVDGYDAVQVGFADKKEKHTTKPEMGHFKKAGVTPKRHLAEFKGFTETYKAGDVITVDLFEGTDYVDVIGTSKGKGFKGVVGRHGFGGVGQTTHGQHNRLRAPGSVGACSYPAKVFKGTRMAGQTGNERVTVQNLQVLKIMPEHNLLLIKGSVPGCKGSIVIIEK from the coding sequence ATGCCAGGATTATTAGGAAAAAAAATCGGAATGACATCCGTTTTCAGTGCCGAGGGAAAAAATGTTCCATGCACTGTTATCGAAGTAGGTCCCTGCGTAGTTACTCAAGTAAAAACGGCCGAAGTGGACGGATATGATGCCGTACAAGTGGGTTTTGCCGATAAAAAGGAAAAACACACCACCAAACCCGAAATGGGCCACTTCAAAAAAGCCGGAGTAACCCCGAAGAGACACTTGGCCGAGTTCAAAGGATTTACGGAGACCTACAAGGCCGGCGACGTTATCACGGTAGACCTTTTCGAAGGTACTGACTATGTAGACGTCATCGGAACTTCGAAAGGTAAAGGCTTCAAAGGCGTTGTAGGACGTCATGGATTCGGCGGAGTCGGACAAACCACTCACGGTCAGCACAACCGTCTGCGTGCGCCCGGTTCGGTAGGCGCCTGCTCTTACCCCGCAAAGGTTTTCAAAGGAACCCGCATGGCCGGTCAGACCGGAAACGAGCGCGTTACCGTGCAAAACCTGCAAGTGTTGAAAATCATGCCGGAACACAACCTCCTCCTTATCAAAGGTTCGGTACCCGGTTGTAAAGGTTCAATCGTAATAATTGAAAAGTAA
- the rplD gene encoding 50S ribosomal protein L4 codes for MELSVYNIKGEDTGKKVTLNDAVFGIEPNEHAIYLDVKQYMANKRQGTHKSKERSEVSGSTRKLIRQKGSGGARRGDINSPVMVGGGRVFGPRPRNYNFKLNKKVKSLARKSALSLKAQENAIFVIEDFTFEAPKTKEFVSIAQNLKVADKKLLLVLGNENKNVYLSARNVPKAKVVTTSELNTYKVLDCASLVLTESSLAAINNF; via the coding sequence ATGGAACTGAGCGTATATAACATCAAAGGCGAAGATACGGGAAAGAAAGTTACGTTGAACGATGCAGTATTCGGCATTGAGCCCAACGAACACGCCATTTATCTCGACGTGAAACAATACATGGCCAACAAACGCCAAGGAACCCACAAATCGAAAGAGAGAAGCGAAGTATCGGGTAGTACCCGCAAGCTGATCCGTCAAAAAGGTTCCGGCGGTGCCCGTCGTGGTGACATTAACTCGCCCGTCATGGTAGGTGGTGGTCGTGTATTCGGTCCCCGTCCCCGTAATTACAACTTCAAGCTGAACAAAAAAGTGAAATCGCTGGCCCGCAAATCGGCCCTCTCCCTCAAAGCACAGGAGAATGCCATTTTCGTCATCGAAGACTTTACGTTCGAAGCTCCCAAAACCAAAGAATTTGTCTCCATCGCTCAAAATCTGAAAGTTGCAGATAAAAAATTGCTTTTGGTTTTAGGAAATGAAAATAAAAACGTATATTTGTCGGCTCGAAATGTGCCCAAGGCAAAAGTTGTAACAACCTCAGAGTTAAACACATACAAAGTACTGGATTGCGCCAGTCTTGTATTGACCGAAAGCTCTTTGGCTGCTATTAATAACTTTTAA
- the rplW gene encoding 50S ribosomal protein L23: MAIIIKPIVTEKMTGMGEKFNRYGFAVTPDADKQQIKEAVEDLYNVTVVSVNTIMRKGKLKSRYTKSGLIQGRAAKYKKALVTLKEGDTIDFYSNI, from the coding sequence ATGGCAATAATTATTAAACCGATAGTAACCGAGAAAATGACCGGAATGGGAGAGAAATTCAACCGTTACGGTTTTGCGGTAACCCCCGATGCCGACAAGCAACAAATCAAAGAAGCCGTAGAAGACCTCTACAATGTAACCGTTGTCTCGGTAAACACGATTATGCGCAAAGGCAAGCTCAAAAGCCGTTACACCAAATCGGGTTTGATTCAAGGCCGTGCCGCCAAATACAAAAAGGCGCTGGTAACCTTGAAAGAGGGTGATACGATAGATTTTTATAGCAATATTTAA
- the rplB gene encoding 50S ribosomal protein L2: MAVRKLKPTTPGQRHKIIGAFDNITAKAPEKSLVVGFRKSGGRNNEGHLTMRYIGGGHKRKYRFIDFKRNKDGVPAVVKTIEYDPNRSARIALLFYADGEKRYIIAPNGLEVGMTIMSGAEAAPEVGNALPLQNIPVGTVVHNIELRPGQGAALVRSAGAFAQLTSREGNYAIIKLPSGETRKILATCKATVGVVGNSDHALESSGKAGRSRWLGRRPRNRGVVMNPVDHPMGGGEGRASGGHPRSRKGLYAKGLKTRAPKKLSSKYIIERRKK, translated from the coding sequence ATGGCAGTAAGAAAATTAAAGCCCACAACACCGGGGCAGAGACACAAAATTATTGGTGCATTTGATAACATCACTGCTAAGGCACCAGAAAAGTCTCTTGTAGTAGGATTCAGAAAATCGGGTGGCCGCAACAACGAAGGTCACCTGACGATGCGTTACATTGGCGGAGGCCACAAACGCAAATACCGTTTCATCGACTTCAAGAGAAATAAAGACGGTGTTCCCGCTGTCGTAAAGACCATCGAGTACGACCCGAACCGTTCGGCTCGCATCGCGTTGCTCTTTTATGCCGATGGCGAAAAACGGTACATCATCGCCCCCAACGGGCTTGAAGTAGGCATGACCATCATGTCGGGCGCAGAAGCCGCTCCCGAAGTAGGTAACGCACTCCCCCTGCAAAACATTCCCGTAGGTACCGTAGTGCATAATATCGAGTTACGTCCCGGACAAGGCGCCGCTCTCGTGCGTTCGGCCGGAGCATTCGCTCAGCTCACTTCCCGTGAAGGCAATTATGCCATCATCAAATTGCCCTCGGGTGAGACTCGTAAGATTTTGGCCACATGCAAAGCCACTGTCGGCGTCGTAGGAAACTCCGACCACGCTCTCGAAAGTTCCGGAAAAGCCGGACGTTCGCGCTGGTTGGGACGTCGTCCTCGCAACCGTGGTGTAGTAATGAACCCTGTCGATCACCCCATGGGTGGTGGTGAAGGCCGTGCATCAGGTGGTCACCCCCGTTCGCGCAAGGGTCTCTACGCTAAGGGTCTCAAGACAAGAGCACCGAAGAAACTCTCGTCTAAGTATATTATAGAAAGACGTAAAAAGTAA
- the rpsS gene encoding 30S ribosomal protein S19, which produces MSRSLKKGPYISVKLEKKVSAMTESGKKSVIKTWSRASMISPDFVGHTFAVHNGNKFIPVYVTENMVGHKLGEFAPTRIFRGHSGNKKK; this is translated from the coding sequence ATGAGTCGTTCATTAAAAAAAGGCCCATATATCAGTGTGAAGCTGGAAAAGAAAGTTTCGGCCATGACCGAGTCGGGCAAAAAATCCGTCATCAAAACATGGTCGAGAGCCTCGATGATCTCTCCCGATTTCGTAGGCCACACTTTCGCCGTACACAATGGTAATAAATTTATTCCCGTATATGTTACCGAAAACATGGTAGGACACAAGCTGGGCGAATTCGCTCCCACCCGTATCTTCCGTGGGCACTCCGGCAACAAGAAGAAATAA
- the rplV gene encoding 50S ribosomal protein L22 has product MGARKKISADKRKEALKTKYFAKLNNVPTSPRKMRLVADMVRGMEAFKALGVLKFSNKEASARLEKLLRSAIANWEQKNERKAESGELYISEIYVNSAAMLKRLRPAPQGRGYRIRKRSNHVTLFVDTISSNKPENQN; this is encoded by the coding sequence ATGGGTGCAAGAAAAAAAATATCAGCCGATAAAAGAAAAGAAGCCCTGAAAACGAAATACTTCGCCAAGCTCAACAACGTGCCTACCTCGCCCCGCAAAATGCGTTTGGTGGCCGATATGGTACGCGGAATGGAAGCATTCAAAGCGCTTGGCGTATTGAAGTTTTCAAACAAGGAAGCTTCTGCCAGACTGGAAAAACTGTTGCGTTCGGCCATTGCCAACTGGGAACAGAAAAACGAACGCAAAGCCGAAAGCGGTGAGCTTTACATCTCCGAGATTTATGTCAACTCGGCAGCCATGCTCAAACGCCTTCGTCCCGCTCCCCAAGGACGCGGATATAGAATACGTAAACGTTCCAACCACGTTACGTTGTTTGTAGATACCATAAGTAGTAATAAACCCGAAAATCAAAATTAA
- the rpsC gene encoding 30S ribosomal protein S3: MGQKVNPVSNRLGIIRGWDSNWYGGRKYGERLLEDSKLRKYLNARLAKASVSRIVIERTLKLITITVCTARPGLIIGKGGQEVDKLKEELKKITDKDVQINIFEVKRPEVDATIVATNIARQIEGKMAYRRAVKTAIASTMRAGAEGIKVQVSGRLNGAEMARSEMYKEGRTPLHTLRADIDYALVEALTKVGLIGIKVWICRGEIYGKKDLAPQFTASPKEARGNREAGGKKGFKKAKPNR; encoded by the coding sequence ATGGGACAGAAAGTAAATCCAGTAAGTAACCGCTTGGGAATTATCCGTGGATGGGATTCCAATTGGTATGGAGGAAGAAAATACGGCGAAAGACTGCTCGAAGACAGCAAACTCCGTAAGTACCTCAATGCCCGTCTTGCAAAAGCAAGCGTATCGCGTATCGTGATTGAGCGTACCCTCAAACTCATCACCATCACCGTATGTACGGCCCGTCCGGGACTCATCATCGGTAAAGGTGGCCAAGAGGTCGACAAACTCAAAGAAGAGTTGAAGAAAATCACCGACAAAGATGTGCAAATCAATATTTTCGAGGTAAAACGTCCCGAAGTAGACGCCACCATCGTTGCCACCAACATCGCTCGCCAGATCGAAGGCAAAATGGCTTACCGTCGTGCCGTGAAGACGGCGATCGCTTCGACGATGCGCGCCGGTGCCGAAGGCATCAAGGTGCAGGTTTCGGGTCGTCTCAACGGCGCCGAAATGGCTCGTTCGGAGATGTACAAAGAAGGCCGTACCCCGTTGCACACCCTCCGTGCCGACATCGACTACGCTTTGGTAGAGGCTCTCACCAAAGTAGGTCTTATCGGTATCAAGGTTTGGATTTGCCGTGGCGAAATCTACGGTAAAAAGGACCTCGCTCCTCAATTTACGGCAAGCCCCAAAGAGGCACGCGGTAATCGTGAAGCCGGCGGAAAGAAAGGCTTCAAAAAAGCAAAACCGAATCGTTAA
- the rplP gene encoding 50S ribosomal protein L16 → MLQPKKTKFRRQQKGRMKGLAGRGNQLAFGSFGIKSLQSKWITGRQIEAARIAVTRYMQRQGQIWIRIFPDKPITKKPAEVRMGKGKGSPEGFVAPVTPGRIILEVEGVPYEIAKEALRLAAQKLPVTTKFVVRHDYDANQNA, encoded by the coding sequence ATGTTACAACCGAAGAAGACGAAATTCAGAAGACAACAAAAAGGTCGTATGAAAGGTCTCGCAGGACGAGGCAATCAATTGGCCTTCGGTTCCTTTGGTATAAAAAGTTTGCAGTCGAAATGGATAACCGGTCGTCAGATCGAAGCAGCTCGTATCGCCGTTACCCGTTATATGCAACGTCAGGGTCAAATCTGGATCAGAATATTCCCGGATAAACCCATCACCAAGAAACCTGCCGAAGTACGTATGGGTAAAGGTAAAGGTTCTCCCGAAGGATTCGTAGCCCCCGTAACCCCGGGAAGAATCATTCTCGAAGTAGAAGGTGTACCTTACGAAATCGCCAAGGAAGCACTTCGCCTGGCCGCCCAAAAACTTCCCGTGACGACCAAATTTGTCGTGAGACACGACTATGATGCTAATCAAAATGCGTGA
- the rpmC gene encoding 50S ribosomal protein L29: MKTAEIKELSTKELLERIEAESVALNRMEINHSITPLDNPAQIKALRRTIARMKGEVRQRELNNK; this comes from the coding sequence ATGAAAACTGCAGAAATAAAAGAACTGAGCACCAAAGAATTGCTCGAGAGAATCGAGGCCGAGTCTGTTGCTTTGAACCGCATGGAAATCAATCACAGCATTACTCCCTTGGATAATCCTGCGCAAATAAAAGCTCTTCGCAGGACAATCGCGCGTATGAAAGGCGAGGTGCGCCAAAGAGAACTCAATAACAAATAA
- the rpsQ gene encoding 30S ribosomal protein S17 produces METKSLRKERIGVVTSNKMDKTITVAVKWKEKHPIYGKFVNKTKKYHAHDEKNECNIGDTVRLRETRPLSKLKRWRLVEIIERVK; encoded by the coding sequence ATGGAAACAAAAAGCCTTAGAAAAGAAAGAATAGGTGTGGTTACCAGCAACAAGATGGACAAAACCATCACGGTGGCTGTGAAATGGAAAGAGAAACACCCTATCTATGGTAAATTCGTCAACAAGACGAAGAAGTACCATGCTCATGACGAAAAAAACGAGTGTAACATCGGCGATACCGTCCGCCTGAGAGAAACCCGTCCGCTGAGCAAACTGAAAAGATGGAGATTAGTAGAAATCATCGAAAGAGTAAAATAA
- the rplN gene encoding 50S ribosomal protein L14 has product MIQQETRLTVADNSGAKEALCIRVLGGTGRRYASVGDIIVVAVKSVIPSSDLKKGAVSKAVVVRTTKEIRRADGSYIRFDDNACVLLNGAGEMRGSRIFGPVARELRATNMKIVSLAPEVL; this is encoded by the coding sequence ATGATACAGCAAGAAACCCGACTTACAGTCGCAGACAATAGCGGTGCCAAGGAAGCCCTTTGTATCCGCGTATTAGGCGGTACCGGTCGTCGTTATGCGTCGGTAGGCGACATCATCGTAGTTGCCGTTAAAAGCGTCATTCCTTCGAGCGACCTGAAAAAAGGTGCCGTATCCAAAGCCGTTGTTGTGCGCACCACCAAAGAGATTCGTCGTGCCGACGGTTCCTATATCCGTTTCGACGACAACGCCTGTGTGTTGTTGAACGGTGCCGGTGAAATGAGAGGTAGCCGTATCTTCGGCCCGGTAGCCCGTGAATTGCGTGCCACCAACATGAAAATCGTTTCGTTGGCCCCCGAAGTACTTTAA
- the rplX gene encoding 50S ribosomal protein L24, with protein sequence MSKLHIKKGDTVYVNAGEDKGKTGRVLRVLVKEQRAVVEGINMVSKHTKPNAKHPQGGIITMEAPVHVSNLNLLDPKSNQPTRIGHRLNEAGKKVRYSKKSGEEIK encoded by the coding sequence ATGAGTAAGTTACACATTAAAAAGGGTGATACCGTATATGTAAATGCCGGTGAAGACAAAGGCAAAACCGGTCGCGTGCTGCGCGTTCTTGTCAAAGAGCAGCGTGCCGTGGTAGAAGGTATCAATATGGTGTCGAAGCATACCAAACCCAATGCCAAACATCCCCAGGGCGGTATCATCACGATGGAGGCCCCTGTACATGTTTCGAATCTGAACCTGCTCGATCCCAAGAGCAACCAGCCCACTCGCATCGGTCATCGTCTCAACGAAGCAGGAAAGAAAGTACGTTATTCTAAAAAATCAGGAGAGGAGATTAAGTAA
- the rplE gene encoding 50S ribosomal protein L5 — MTTTATLKNDYKERIVPALMKEFNYTTVMQVPVLKKIVINQGLGQAVADKKIIETAISELTAITGQKAIATLSRKDISNFKLRKKMPIGVMVTLRRERMYEFLERLIRVALPRIRDFKGIESKFDGRGNYTLGIQEQIIFPEINIDTITKLLGMNITFVTSAQTDEEGYALLREFGLPFKNAKKN, encoded by the coding sequence ATGACAACTACCGCAACCCTTAAAAACGATTATAAAGAAAGAATCGTTCCTGCATTGATGAAAGAGTTCAATTACACGACCGTAATGCAGGTTCCTGTATTGAAAAAAATCGTCATCAACCAAGGACTCGGTCAGGCTGTCGCCGATAAGAAGATTATCGAGACCGCTATCAGTGAGCTTACCGCCATCACCGGCCAAAAAGCCATTGCCACCCTTTCCCGCAAAGATATTTCGAACTTCAAGCTGCGTAAGAAAATGCCCATCGGTGTGATGGTCACCCTGCGTCGTGAGAGAATGTATGAGTTCCTCGAACGTCTCATTCGTGTGGCTCTGCCCCGTATCCGCGACTTCAAAGGCATCGAAAGCAAGTTCGACGGAAGAGGTAATTATACCCTCGGTATTCAGGAACAAATCATTTTCCCCGAAATAAATATCGACACGATTACCAAACTTTTGGGAATGAATATTACCTTTGTGACCTCGGCCCAGACCGACGAAGAAGGATATGCCCTCCTCCGGGAATTTGGTCTTCCTTTCAAAAACGCAAAAAAGAACTAA
- the rpsN gene encoding 30S ribosomal protein S14 gives MAKESMKAREVKRAKLVAKYAAKRAQLKAEGNYEALQSLPKNASPVRLHNRCSLTGRPKGYIRQFGISRIQFREMASAGLIPGVKKASW, from the coding sequence ATGGCAAAAGAATCGATGAAAGCCCGCGAAGTGAAACGCGCCAAGCTCGTAGCCAAATACGCCGCCAAACGCGCTCAGCTCAAAGCCGAAGGCAATTATGAGGCTTTGCAATCACTTCCCAAAAACGCTTCGCCCGTGCGCCTGCACAACCGTTGCAGCCTTACCGGTCGTCCCAAAGGATATATCCGTCAATTCGGCATTTCGCGTATCCAATTCCGTGAAATGGCATCGGCAGGACTTATCCCCGGCGTAAAAAAAGCCAGCTGGTAA
- the rpsH gene encoding 30S ribosomal protein S8 has product MTDPIADYLTRLRNAIKAQHRVVEVPASNLKKEITKILFDKGYILNYKFVEDGPQGTIKIALKYDPVNKVNAIKKLIRVSTPGLRQYTGYKDMPRVLNGLGIAILSTSKGVMTDKEAREQMIGGEVICYIY; this is encoded by the coding sequence ATGACAGATCCCATTGCAGATTATCTCACAAGATTGAGAAACGCCATCAAAGCTCAGCACAGAGTGGTAGAGGTGCCTGCCTCAAACTTGAAAAAAGAGATTACAAAAATCCTTTTTGACAAAGGCTACATCTTGAACTACAAGTTTGTAGAAGACGGTCCTCAGGGAACGATCAAAATCGCCTTGAAGTATGACCCCGTGAACAAAGTGAACGCTATTAAAAAGCTGATCAGAGTCTCCACCCCCGGTTTGCGCCAATATACCGGCTACAAAGACATGCCGCGTGTGCTGAACGGTCTGGGTATTGCGATCCTCTCCACCTCGAAAGGTGTGATGACCGACAAGGAAGCCCGCGAGCAAATGATTGGTGGCGAAGTAATATGTTATATCTACTAA
- the rplF gene encoding 50S ribosomal protein L6, which produces MSRIGNLHIDIPAGVSVTVAGNQVTVKGPKGELSQEITGGITLEQADGKLTVVRPSDDKEHRSLHGLYRALIHNMVVGVSAGYRKELELVGVGYRAESNGQVLNLTLGYSHAIYLRLPKEVKVETKSERNKNPLIILESCDKQLLGQICAKIRTFRKPEPYKGKGIRFVGEVVRRKSGKSAGAK; this is translated from the coding sequence ATGTCAAGAATAGGAAATTTGCACATTGATATACCCGCCGGAGTTTCCGTAACCGTTGCCGGAAACCAAGTAACGGTAAAAGGCCCGAAAGGAGAACTTTCGCAAGAAATCACCGGTGGCATCACCTTGGAACAAGCCGATGGAAAACTCACGGTAGTACGCCCCAGCGACGACAAGGAACATCGTTCGCTGCACGGTCTCTATCGCGCGTTGATTCACAATATGGTAGTAGGCGTATCTGCCGGTTACAGAAAAGAACTGGAACTGGTGGGCGTCGGTTATCGTGCCGAGAGCAACGGTCAGGTATTGAACCTTACGCTCGGCTATTCGCACGCAATCTACCTGCGTCTCCCCAAAGAGGTAAAAGTCGAGACCAAATCGGAGCGTAACAAAAACCCCTTGATTATTCTCGAATCGTGCGACAAACAACTTCTCGGCCAGATTTGCGCTAAAATCCGTACGTTCCGTAAACCCGAACCTTACAAAGGAAAAGGTATTCGCTTTGTGGGTGAAGTGGTACGTCGTAAGTCGGGTAAATCGGCCGGTGCTAAGTAA